Within the Saccharopolyspora gloriosae genome, the region GCTTCGCCGTCCGTGCCGTGCTCGACGAAGTTCGGGCCGTGCGCCCATTGGCCGGGCCGGTATCGGGAGCGTTCCTGGCGGGTGGCCGGACGCAGTGCTCCGGCGGCCTCGTCGGCGGTGAGGTGCACCTGGGCGTCCGGGAAGTCGGACAGGCCGCCGACGTGGTCGGCATCAACGTGCGTGAGCACGATGTGGCGCACGTCGTCCCGGCTGAATCCGAGCCGTTCGACCTGGTGAGCCGCCGTCTCCTCAGCTGCCAGGACCGGGCGGGTCAGGTGGCGCAGCACCCCGAGGCGTTGAGCCGGGGCCGCGATGTCGCGCAGGCCGAAACCGGTGTCGACGAGCACCAGGCCGCCTTCGGTCTCGATCAGCAGCACGTGGCAGATCAGCGGGGCGATCACCGAGTTCATGGTGCCGCAGTTGAGGTGGTGCACTTTCACGGAGTCCTCGTTTCACACTGGATCGATGGTCGGAAACCGTTGCGCGGAAATAGGATTCTCTCCCGCGCGCGGTCGTTCGGGGAGTTGTCGAACGGGGGGGGCAATGGTGTGTGCCGGGCTCCGGCCTGGCATGTCACTGCCCCGTCAGCCGTGAAGTGAGCAGCTGCACGGCCTCTTCGCGGCAGGCCCTGAGGTCGACGGTGTCGTCGAGCATCGACTCCAGCGCGACACCGCGCAGCATGCCGATGAGCACTACCGCCAGCCCGCCCGGATCCACCGAGGCCGGCACGTCGCCGGCGTTCTTCCCGCGCTCCAGCACCTTCGTGATCTCCGCGCGGAACACGCGATCCGCCGAGATCATCGCCGCGCGCACGTCGGGGGAGTCCGTGGCCACCGCGTCGGCCCACAGCACCAGTCGCGCCCGGTGCGTGGCGGGCGGATCGGTCACGACTTCGAAGTAGGTGTCGACCAGGCTCAGCGCCGCATCGAGGGTCCGGTCGGGAACCTCGTCGGAGCGCAGCACTTCCCGGAACCGGTCGGTCACCGAGTCGACGAGCCGCTGCATCAGCGCCGGTTTCGAACCGAAGTGGTGCGTCGCCAGGCCTCGGCTGTACCCGGCGCGTTCCCCGATGGCCGCCAGCGTCACCTTCGACGTGCCGACTTCGCCGATCAGCTCCGCCGCGGCGTCGAGCAGGCGGCGTTCGGCCTCGTCGCGCCGTTCCTCCTGGGAGCGGCGGGATTCGTGGCGGCTCATCGGGATTCCTCCTCGCGGTGGTTTCAGGGCGGCGGCCCCGCGATCACAGGTCCTGGCCGGCCAGGGCCAGCAGTTCGCCGCGGCCGATCTGGTTCACCAGGCTCGCGCTGTCGAAGTAGACGCGTTCGTTGACGATCCGGTCCTGTTCGAAGAAGAACACGGCGATCACCGGGACGCGGAAGGACTTGCCGGTCGGCGGCATCCCGTAGAACTCGCCGAGGTTCGTGCCGAGCAGGTCGAACTCGACGACGATCGTCTCGTCGGAGACGTGGGTGCGGACGTTGTCGTGGCGCTGGTCGGGGAACGCCTCGCGGGTCGTGCGGTAGTAGCCCATGACCTCTTCGGCGCCGTCGAACACCTGGCCCGTGGGCATGATCTCGTAGTGCGGGTGCCCGTGGAAGGTTTCCAGGGTGAGGTCGAATTCGTGGGTGACCTCGGTGTTCATGTGCTCGTCGATGATGGCGAGGCGGCGTTTGCGCAGGTCGTCGGAGATCATGGCTTCCTTCGGGGGAGTTCGTGGCGGGGAGGTCACGGGTTCGCAGGGGTCCGGGAACGAAACTTACTTGTTGATCAACAAGTTACTCAGGTCCGGGGGTTCCGTCAACGAAGATCGAACTCACTGGACGCGGCGGCCTTCGCCGCGAGGCCCCTTCGCGCGACCACGACGCTTCGCCGCCTAGCCGTCCGCCGCCGAACGAGCAGCCTCCACCCGCGCGGCGAGCAGGCGCAGGCCGTCGTGGTCGGGTGTGCCGGGCTCCGCGGTCAACGTGATCAGCTGCTGATCGGGATCATCGGCGCAGGTGAGCGTCGACCAGTCGAGCGTGACGTCTCCGATGATCGGGTGGTGCAGCGATTTGGCGCCGGTGCCCCGAACGGCGACTTCGTGGGCGCCCCACCACCGCCGGAAATCCGGGTCCAGCGCGGAGAGCTCACCGACCAGCTCGGCCAGCTCCGGATCGTCCGGGTCCAACGCCGCCTCCATGCGCAGCTGCGCCGCGCAGGCCTGCGCCGTGTACTCCCAATCCGGGTACAGCGCCCGGAACGCCGGGTCGGTGAACACCAGCCGCACGAAATTGCGCTCCCGCAACGGAATCCGGGCGAAGTCGATGAACAGCGCGGCGGCCATCGGATTCCACGCGAGGACGTCCGTGCGGCGCCCCAGGACCACGGCCGGTGTGCCGGTGAGGTCGGCCAGCAGCCGCCGCAGCTGCGGCTGAGCCTCCTGCCCGGCCCGCCGCCGCGGTCGAACGGCGTCCTTGCCGGACACCTCGAACAGGTAGGCGCGTTCGTCGTCGCCGAGTCGAAGGACGCGGGCGAGGGCGTCCAGCACCGGTTCGGACGCCTGCCTGCGCCCTTGTTCCAAGCGGGTGTAGTAGTCGGTGCTGATCGAGGTCAGCGCGGCCACCTCCTCCCGGCGCAGGCCCTCGACCCGTCGCCTGCCGCCGGAACCGGGCAGCCCCACCGCGGCGGGACTGAGCTCCCTGCGCCGGGCGCGGAGGAAATCGCCCAGTTCGCTGCGGTGCACGGCCTCGTTCATGCGGACCAGTGTTCCAGTGAGCGGCGGGCGGGTCCTGGGACAGCGCTGTCCTAGGACACGAGCGGCTCTTCTTCCGACGTCCGGTCCGGGCGAACCTCGATGTGGCGGACGGCGTCTCGGCCGCCGCCTCCGAACACCGGAACCGAAAGAAGCCCATGAAGACGACGGTCACCTTCCCCAGCAACGGTCTCGCCATCGCCGGGATCCTGTTCACCCCGGACGATCACACCGGTGATCGGCTCCCGGCAGTCGTCGTCGGCCATCCGGGCGGCGGCGTGAAGGAGCAGAGCCCGACCACCTACGGCGAACACCTGGCCCGCGCAGGGTTCGCCGTGCTGGTCTTCGACGCCGCCTACCAGGGCGAGAGCGAAGGCGAACCGCGCGGCACGGAGGACCCCTCCCAGCGCGCCGAGGACGTCCGCGCGGCGGTGAGCCACCTCGGCGCCCGCCCGGAGATCGATCCGGACCGGATCGGGGCGCTGGGCATCTGCGCCTCCGGCGGCTACGTCCCCTACGCCGCGCAGACCGACCGGCGGATCAAGGCCGTGGCCACCGTCAGCGCAGGCGACTTCGGCAAAGTGGTCCGCGAGGGCATCGACGGCGAGCAGGACCCCGCGGTGCTCGACGCCGTGCTCGCCCAGTCCGGGGAGATGCGCACCGCTGAGGCGCGGGGCGAGCCGCCGCACCGGGTGCCGTGGGTCCCGGACGAGATGCGGTATTCCGAATCGCGCCAGGACAGGGAGACCTGGGAGTTCTACCGCACCGCACGCGGCGCTCACCCGCGCGCCGGCGGTACCCGGTTGGTGCGCGACCTCGGAAGGGTCGCGCTGCACGACTCCTTCGCGATGATGCGGCTGCTCGCGCCCCGGCCGCTGCTGATGATCGCCGGCTCGGAGGCGGAGACCGCGCACCACAGCCGGGAGGCGGTCGCGGCGGCGACGGGACCGGCGGAGCTGTGCATCATCGAGGGCGCCACGCACGTGGACCTCTACGACCGGGACGAGTACGTCACCCCGGCGGTGAGGAAGCTGATCGCCTTCTACGGCGAACACCTCGCGGTCTGACGGGCTCGGCGGCGCTCAGCGGGAGGGCCGTCGCCGATGGCTGCGGTGATCCACGGGCGGACGGTCTTCTCGATCTGCTCCTCGGAGATCTCGCCGAGCGCGTCGAGCTTGAGGAAGCGCCGCGCGATCGTGAGCCCGAGGATGCTGCTGGCGGTCGGCGCCGCTCGCAGACCGGCGTCTTCGCCGCCGCCGTGCGCGAGGTTCGCGGTCCGTTCGTTGAGGAAGTCGCCCAAGGCCGCCGTCGCCTCCGGCGCGGTGAGCATCGATCGCACGAGTGCGCGGGATTCGGCCGGGAGCTCGCCCAGGCGGACGTCGACGACGTCGAAGAGGTGCTCGGCGACGTCGTGCTCGGTGCTGTCGCCGGGGAGCCGGATCGCGATGGTGAAGAGGTCGTTCTTCGAGCCGTAGTGCCGGATGACCAGGGACGGGTCGATCCCGGCCCGTTGCGCGACCCCGCGGACGGTCGATCCTTCCAGTCCGTGCTCGCCGAACTCGATCTGGGCGGCTTCGAGGATCTGCTGTGCGGTAACCGCACTGGGCGGGCCGGACGCGCGGCTGACGATCGAGCAGAGCGTCCCGAACCTGGTGGACGTCCTGCTCGCGAAGCGGGACCGGCCCGGCCCGAATACCTCGACTACCTGGGGCGGACGGTTCCCTGGTGACCTCCCGCTCCACGAACTGACTCGGGCGTTGTGCGCGGCGGATCACGACCGCCACCGGACGCGGACCCCGGCTCTGCGAACGCGAGACGGCCCCTCCGGAACGGGGGGCCGGAGGGGCCGTCTTCAGCGCCGCGAACTACGCGGCGTTGTCCTCCTTAAGCAGGTCGGAGCACTTCTCGCCGATGGCCATGGTGGTGATGTTCGGGTTCACCGCCACCAGGAACGGCATCGCCGAGGCGTCCGCCACGCGCAAGCCCTCAACGCCCTTCACGCGCAGCCGCGCGTCCAGCGGTGCGTTCGCGTCGTCGTCCGCGCCCATCGGCACCGAGGCCGCCGGGTGGTACACGGTGTTGTGCGTCTTGCGGATGTAGTCCGCGATCTCGTCCTCGGTCCGCACGTCCGGGCCGGGGTGCAGCTCGGCGCCCGCCCAGCCCTGCATCGCCTGCTGCGAGACGATCTTGCGGGCCAGCTTGATGCCCTCGGTCATCACCCGGATGTCGTGCGAGTCGGTGAAGTAGCGCGGATCCACCCGCGGCTTGTCCCGGAAGTCCCTGGTGCGCAACCGGACCGTGCCGATCGAGCGGCTGCGGGTGACGTTCGGGGTCAGGCAGAAGCCGTTCTCCGTCGTCGGGTAGCCCTGCCGCGCGGTGTGCATGTCGAACGGCACCGAACCGTAGTGGAACATCAGGTCCGGCCGGTTCAGGCCGGGCTCGGTGGTGGTGAAGATGCCGATCTCCCACCACTGCGTCGACTCGGTGGGCATCGGCTGCTTCGCGTCCCAGCCGATGACGCCCTCCGGGTGGTCCTGGAGGTTCGAGCCCACGCCGGGGGAGTCGACGAGCACGTCGACGCCGACCTCGCGCAGGTGCTCGGCAGGGCCGATGCCGGAGAGCATCAGCAGCTTCGGCGTGTCGATCGCGCCGGTCGACAGCACGACCTCGCGCCGCGCCTGGACCGTGCGGGTGTGGATGAGGTCCGGGTCGAGGTAGTTCACGCCGGTGGCGCGCTTGCCGTCGAAGGTGACCTTCTTGGCGCGCACGTCGGTGCGCACCTCCAGGTTCGGGCGCTTGCCGATGATCGGGTGCAGGTACGACACCGACGACGACGAGCGGGTGCCGTCCTCGCGGGCGTTGATCTGGAACCAGTTCGCGCCGTGGGTGACGGTCTTGCCCGAGTTGAACTCGGTGATCGGGATGCCCGCCTGCTCGCAGGCCTGCAGCAGCGCCACCCCGGACGGGTCCTTCGGCGGCACGCTGCGCAACGTCACCGGACCGCTGCGGCCGTGGTGCTCACCGGGTCCGTCGTTGGTCTCCAGCCGCTTGTACAGCGGGAAGATGTCCTTCGCGCCCCAGCCGGTGGCGCCCATCGACTCCCACTCGTCGAGGTCCTCGGCGGGCGCCCAGAACGCGATGCACGAATTGTGCGAGGAGCAGCCGCCGAGCACCCGGGCGCGGGCGTGGCGCATGTGCGAGTTGCCCTGTTCCTGCGGCTCCACCAGGTAGTCCCAGTCGTAGCCGGACTCCAGCAGCGCCATCCAGCGGTCCAGTTCCAGGATCGCCTTGTCGCCCACATCGGACGGTCCCGCTTCCAGCAGGCACACCGTGGTGGACGGGTCCTCGGACAGTCGCGCGGCCACCGCGGCACCCGCGCTGCCGCCGCCGACGACGACGTAGTCGAACTCCTCGGTCATGGTCACAGCTCCGTTTCCGCTCAGGACAGGGCAGGTTTCGGGTCTTCGGACTCGTCGGCGCCGACCGCGTGGTCGGCGAGCACACCGATGCGGTGCCGCTGCACGAACCAGTAGTAGGCGAAGCCGCCGCCCGCGGTGATGCCGACGAACAGCACCGAGATCCACTGCAGGTACCAGTGGAACGGCGGCTCGGCGTTGTAGACCTCGTTGCGCGGCCAGGCCAGGTTCACCGTCATGCCGATGCCCCACAGCACGGCCGCGATGTTCACCGGCAGACCCCAGCGGCCCAGCGAGAAGCGGCCTTCCTGCTTCGCCGAGGACCACGTGCCGCGCAGCCGGGCCACCAGCATCGGGATCGTCACCAGCAGGTACGAGATGTAGATCAGGATGATCGCCAGGCTGGTCACGGCGGAGAAGATCTGCGGCTGGCCGATGTTGAACACCAGCAGCGCCACCGCCAGCACGCCGATCACGACCGCGGGGATCACCGGCGTGTGGAACCGGGGACTCACCCGCGCCAGTTTCGAGCCGCCGGGCAGCGCGTTGTCGCGGGCCATCGCGAACGCGATGCGGATCGCCGCGGTGTGCACCGCCAGCACGCACACCGTGATCGCCACGAACACCACCAGCAGGAACAACCTGCCCACCAGCGGACCGAGCGCGTCGGTGAGCACGAACTGCAGCCCGTCCTCGGTCAGCTGCGGCGCCGTCAGGTCGCGGGCCGCCATCAGCGCCAGCAGGATGATCAGCCCGCCGAGCACGAACGACGCGATCAGCGACCGCAGGATCGCCTTCGGCGCGTTGCGGTGCGGGTCGATCGACTCCTCGCCCAGCGAGGAAGCCGTGTCGAACCCGTACATCACGTACGAGGAGGCGATCGCCGCGACGAGGAAGGCGCCGAGGTAACCGCTGCCGCCGTAGGCCGATCCGGTGTTCTGCGTGTCCAGCACGACCTCCGGGCCGCGCGTCGCGAACACCGCCAGCACCAGGATCAGCAGCACCGCCGCGACCAGTTCGATCGCCACGCCCGCGCTGTTGATCCTGGCCATCAGCTTCACGCCGAACGCGTTGACCAGCGTGGTGAACACGATCAGCGCGCTCGCCAGCAGCACGCCGTTGGCGGCCTCGCTGGTTCCGGAGCCGTCGCCGATGATCTGGAAGGCGCCCCAGATCTGCGGCAGCGTGTGCTGGTACGCCAGCGCCGTCGCCGCGATCGACACGATCGAGGCCAGCAGCATCATCCAGCCGGCCAACCAGGCGACGTGCTTGCCGCCGAGCCGCTTCGACCAGTTGTAGATCGACCCGGCGATCGGGTAGTGCGAGGCCAGCTCCGCGAAGCTCAACGCCACCATCAGCTGGCCGAGGAACACCATCGGCCAGCTCCACCAGTAGGCGGGGCCGCCGAAGGACAACCCGAAGTACGACAGCTGGAAGGTGCCGGTCAGCACCGAGATGTAGCTGATGCCCGCGGCGAACGTGTGGAACGACCCGAGGGTCCTCTTCAGTTTGTTGGTGTAGCCGAACTCGCCGAGTTCGGCGTCACCGGAGGGCGCGCTCATGCCCTAACTCCTTTCCCGCGCTCACCTCGCGGGCTGCGAGGCCGAACGTCGGGTGGTTGTTGCGCAACGAAGTGAAACTGCTGGATGTCCTGCGACCGACGTCCGTGCGGAATGATCTCCCGTTCAGTGCCCCGGCCGGCGGCGAAGGGCAAGCGAAGCGAAGCCTGCCCAGCGGCCGAAGGCCGTGCCTCGCGGCGAAGCCGTGCCTGTATGTGCGAAGCGCATAGCCCACGTGCAAAAGCCCTCACCGGCGGGTTCTCAGCCGTCTTCTCGCGAGGACAGCTTTTTCCCTCGTGGCGGAGCCACTTGGGAAAAAGATCCCGCAGCGAGAAGACAGCTGAGGTTCCGCTACCCGGACACCAAGGCCAAAAGAGCCGTGGTCGTCACCGCCCGTCAAACCACCGAGGGGGGACGGGCCGCAGGTTCTGGTGGATGTGTTTGGCCTCCTGGTACTCGCCGAGCCCGGCGCGGCCGAGCTCGCGCCCGACGCCGGATTGTTTGAAACCGCCCCATTCGGCCTGCGGCAGGTAGGGGTGGAAGTCGTTGATCCACACGGTGCCGTGGCGCAGCCGGTGCGCGACGCGCTGCGCCTTGCTCACGTCGGAGCTGAACACGGCCCCGGCCAGGCCGTAGTGGGTGTCGTTGGCGATGCGCACCGCGTCGTCCTCGTCGGTGAACCGCTCCACGGTCAGCACCGGGCCGAAGGATTCCTCGATCACCGCGTACGAACCCTGCTGGACCTCGTCGAGCACGGTCGGCAGGTAGTAGTGCCCGGCGGCGTACTGCTCGCCTTCGGGGCGGCGGCCGCCGGTGCGCAGCACGGCGCCTTCCTCGATGGACTTCGCGACGTAGGAGTCGACCTTCGCCAGGTGCGCGGCGGAGATCAGCGGGCCGGTCTCGGCGTCGGCGTCGTACGGGCCGCCGATGCGGATCTTCTCGGCGCGGCGCACGACTTCGTCGACGAACCGGTCGTGGATCTCGTCCTGCACGATCAGCCGGGCACCGGCGGAGCAGACCTGCCCGGAGTGCAGGAACACCGCCATCAGCGCGTAGTCCACGGCGGTGTCGAAGTCGGCGTCGGCGAACACGACGTTCGGGTTCTTCCCGCCGAGTTCCAGCGCGACCTTCTTCACCGTGGCCGCCGCGGCGGCCGCCACGCGGCGTCCGGTGTGCAGGCCGCCGGTGAACGAGACCAGGTCGATGTCCGGGTGCTCGGAGAGCACGGATCCGACTTCGGGGCCGGTGCCGAGCACGAGGTTGCCGACTCCGGCGGGCAGTCCGGCCTCGGTGAGCGCGCGCAGCAGCAGGATCGCGGTGCTCGGCGTGAGTTCGCTGGGTTTGAGCACGAACGTGTCGCCCGCGGCGATGGCGGGCGCGACCTTCCACGCCACCTGCAGCAGCGGGAAGTTCCAGGGCGTGATCATCCCGCAGACGCCGATGGGCTCGTAGCGCACGCGGCTGAACGAGTCGGGGGAGCCGGTGTCGATGACGTGGCCGCCGTCGGTGCCCGCGATCTTGCCGAAGTAGCGGAAGCAGGCGGCGATGTCGTCCATGTCGTATTCGCTCTCCACCAGGCGTTTGCCGGTGTCGCCGGATTCGGCGCGGGCGAATTCGTCCTTGTCGCGGACGAGGATGTCGGCGACCCGCAGCAGCAGGTCACCGCGGTCCCAGGCGGAGGTGTTCGCCCAGGCCCCGTCGTCGAAGGCGCGGCGAGCCGCCTGCACGGCGCGCTCGGTGTCGGAGCGGTCACCTTCCGAGACGGTGGCCACGAGGGTGCCGTCGGCGGGGCTGTGGATCTCCCGGACGCCTCCGGCGGTGGCGGGTTGCCAGGCTCCGTCGATGAACAGCGTGCTCGGGCCTTCGGTATTCGACATAGGTGTCCCTGCTGGTCCTTTGGTCCGTTCGGGTCTCAGTGCGGCGCGTGTTCGCGCGGGCGGCCGGCGCGGAGCGCTTCGGCCGGGGTGAATCGATCTCGGTCGATGCGCGGCGGGCCTGGCTGCGTTGCCGACGGACACTAACACCGGCTGTGTACATCTGTACATCAACAGCGCGTTCGAGGCGTCCGGACTTGCTCGGTTCAAGCTCCTGAACAGCTCTGATGCTTTCAGGGTGACATGGCCCGCAACGCCCCGAAGCCCGCACGTGGCAGGCTGGGGGAATGTCGACGACGGAGTCCGCGACCCGCCGCAAAGATCCGGCGAGGAAGGAGCGCATCGCCCGCGCGGCGATCGCCGTCGTCGGTGAGCGCGGTATCGAGAAGCTCACCCACCGTGCCGTCGCGGCCGCGGCCGACGTGCCGCTGGGCTCCACGACGTACTACTTCCGCACCCTTGACGACCTGCTGGCCGAAGCCCTGCGGCACTCCGCGCAGGACGACGTCGCCGAGCTGCGCGCCTGGGCCGATGCGATCGACGGCGGCGCCGAGCTGGCCACGGCGCTCGGTGACCTGGTGCTGCGCTACCTCGGCCCGGAGCGCACCCGGACCGTCGTGCAGCACGAGCTCTACATCGCCGCGTTGCACCGTCCGGCCCTTGCGCATGTCAGCACCGAATGGGATGCGGCACTGGTCGAGCTGTTCACCTTCTATACCGATCCCGTTACCGGGAGGGCACTTTCGGCGGTTTTCTGCGGCCTGCTGCTGCAGGGCATCGTCCGCGAGTCGGTGCCGAGTCGAGACGAAATCGAAACCACTTTTCGGCGAGTGCTGCTGCCGACCGAAAATCGCTGATACGGCAACGTTTTTCGGCTCGCCGCCAGGACCGTCACCGGCGGATTTCCCATCGATTTCGGAAAACCGATCAGTTGATCTCATGAGTGCTGCGGGTGAACAATGGTCCGTAGCGATCCGTTTCACCGTCGCCCACCGGGTGACCGGGCAGGCAATGTCGTCTCAGTAGTGTCGTCGAGCCAATGTCCGGGCTTCGTCGGGTTCCTACCGGCGGAGTGCATCGCCCGGTGATTCGCCGGTGTACGACGGACATTGCCGCGTCGGGGCGTGGCTCGCTCCCAGCAGGACAAACTGATGATCAACACATTCTCAGTGGGGTGAGACCGTGGGCTATCACAACGAAGATCGTGAACTGGTGCCGTTGAAGTCCGATTTCGACACCGTCTGGTACGGCTACCGCCGCTCCCAGGTGCGTTTCTACATCCAGCAGACCGACGCCGAAGTGCGGATGCTGACCGAGGATCGGGACTCCGCGCTCAGCCAGGTCAGCGACCTCTCCGCGCAGCTCGATCAGGCGCGTTCGGAGATCGAGGCCCTGCGCGCCCAGTTCGACGAGGTGTGCCGCTCGCCCATCGAGGAGGCCGGTCTGTCCGATCGGCTGCGCCGGAGGGTGCGGCTGGCGCACGACGAGGCCGAGGAGGTCGTCTCCTCCGCGCAGGCCGCCGCCGAGCACGAATGGGCTCGTGCCGAGCAGTCCGCCGCCGAACTGCGCGCCCGCTACGAGAACCTCGTAGCGGAGGCCGACCAGTGGCGCAGGCAGTCCGAGACGCAGCGCAACGAGGCGCTCGCCGAGACGCGGCGCGACATCCAGCGCATGGCGCGGGAGGCCGAGGCGCACCGGCGCAAGCTCGACCACGACGCCGAAGCGCGCCGCACCCAGGTGGAGAGGGACTTCGAGATCTCCATGGCGGCCCGGCGCGACGAGGCCAATCGGGTGCAGGCGGAGCGCGAGCAGCGCAGCCGCGACGAGGCGCAGCGCCGCGTCCTGGAAGCGACCGCCGAGGCCGAGCGCCGCATCCGGCGTGCGAACGAGCACTCCGACGCGATGCTGCTGATGCGCCAGGACCTGGCGAAGCGGGTGCGCGCGGCGCAGCAGATCATGGGCGACGCGGAGCCGTTCCTCAGCGATGTCGAAGCCGGGACGATGAGCGATTCCTCCGATGCGTACGCGGCAGGCGTCGTGCACGGCGGCCTGCTCGACAACGACCCGGACGTCGAGGTCCCGCGCCAGCGCACCAAGCCGGCCGCGGCCGAAGCATCCGAGGCGGAAGAGGCGGTGGCCGAAGCCGTCACCGGCTGACCCGCCGTTCGGCGACGGGGTGAACGGGCCGTTCGGTCGAACGGTCCGTTCACCCGGCCCGCACGGGCTACCGTCCCGGTCCGATCCGCATTAGGTTGGTCGCTGCCGGTGATCAGCGGGAGGGGCGCGGATGCGGATTCGAGGTTGGCTGGCGGTTCTTGCGGCGGGCTGCATGCTGCTCGCGGGCGTGCCGGTCGCGGGCGCGCAGACCCCGCCGGACGAGGTGCGTTCCAGGCTGGACGCGGTCCCGGGGTTGACGGTGCTCGGTGAGCGCCCGACGGAGCCGGGCTTCCGGCTGTTCGATCTCACCTACGCTCAGCCCACCGATCACCGCGATCCGGGGGCGGGCGGGTTCCAGCAGCACCTCACGCTGCTGCACCGGAACTTCGATCGGCCCACGGTCGCCTACACCACCGGCTACAACCTGCCTTCGGTGGCCACCCGCACCGAGCCGACGCGGCTGCTCGACGGCAACCAGGTCGCCCTGGAACACCGTTTCTTCACCCCGTCGCGCCCCGACCAGCCGGACTGGACGGACCTGAACATCTGGCAGGCCGCCACCGACCAGCACCGCGTCATCGAGGCGCTGCGCGCGGTCTACGCCGACCGCTGGGTCACCACCGGTGCCAGCAAGGGCGGTATGACGGCCGTCTACCACCGCCGCTTCTACCCCCGCGACGTCGACGCGACCATCGCCTACGTCGCGCCGAACGACGTCGTCAACGAGCGGGACCGCTACGACGAATTCCTCAACACCGTCGGCGACGAGTCCTGCCGTGCGGCGCTGACCGCCGTGCAGCGGGACGCGCTGACCCGGCGCACCGAGCTGCGGGACCGGTACGCG harbors:
- a CDS encoding S28 family serine protease, which gives rise to MRIRGWLAVLAAGCMLLAGVPVAGAQTPPDEVRSRLDAVPGLTVLGERPTEPGFRLFDLTYAQPTDHRDPGAGGFQQHLTLLHRNFDRPTVAYTTGYNLPSVATRTEPTRLLDGNQVALEHRFFTPSRPDQPDWTDLNIWQAATDQHRVIEALRAVYADRWVTTGASKGGMTAVYHRRFYPRDVDATIAYVAPNDVVNERDRYDEFLNTVGDESCRAALTAVQRDALTRRTELRDRYAAYAAAEGLTFDRIIGDVDRALEAVVVDAPFAFWQYRGPQDCAKIPAPGASLDELWTFFEETSQFDSYTDQGLDSYVPYYYQAGTQLGWPDVSDEPLADLLHHRKIGEPRNLVPHEIDMSFRPGAMADVAAWIASQGSELMFVNGAADPWSAEPFRLGPGTRDSYDYLVPGGNHGSKIEDLPAPERAEAEATVRRWAGVDQTPAQLHATLDRDDLTRTPPRLP
- a CDS encoding cellulose-binding protein, whose protein sequence is MGYHNEDRELVPLKSDFDTVWYGYRRSQVRFYIQQTDAEVRMLTEDRDSALSQVSDLSAQLDQARSEIEALRAQFDEVCRSPIEEAGLSDRLRRRVRLAHDEAEEVVSSAQAAAEHEWARAEQSAAELRARYENLVAEADQWRRQSETQRNEALAETRRDIQRMAREAEAHRRKLDHDAEARRTQVERDFEISMAARRDEANRVQAEREQRSRDEAQRRVLEATAEAERRIRRANEHSDAMLLMRQDLAKRVRAAQQIMGDAEPFLSDVEAGTMSDSSDAYAAGVVHGGLLDNDPDVEVPRQRTKPAAAEASEAEEAVAEAVTG
- a CDS encoding TetR/AcrR family transcriptional regulator — protein: MSTTESATRRKDPARKERIARAAIAVVGERGIEKLTHRAVAAAADVPLGSTTYYFRTLDDLLAEALRHSAQDDVAELRAWADAIDGGAELATALGDLVLRYLGPERTRTVVQHELYIAALHRPALAHVSTEWDAALVELFTFYTDPVTGRALSAVFCGLLLQGIVRESVPSRDEIETTFRRVLLPTENR